The Klebsiella sp. RHBSTW-00484 genome includes a window with the following:
- a CDS encoding glycoside hydrolase family 88 protein produces MTIALEALDARYFSPQPGLDKTWLSGAIAEVLDQLDAMLPRFTATFPAASATHGCYASVEKVDWTEGFWTGMLWLAWEVTGDEKYRTVAENLLDSFEERLDKQIKVDTHDLGFLYLLSCVNAWKLTGNLRARELALRAAELLYRRFNATAGVIQAWGDLSDPARQGRMIIDCNLNVPLLFWAADETGNAAWREAASRHLAQAARYLVREDASTFHTFYMDVKNGQPLRGDTHQGFSDSSCWSRGQAWGVYGFALGYAHTGDAWQPELSRRLAHYFLNRLPDDFVCYWDLIFTAEDNPYRDTSAAAIAACGLAELLKLLPLTDPLRPAYANAIELMMRNLREHYFAHAQDGLLREGVYNFGRNMGINEPNLWGDYFYFEALVRLSRVWTPYFC; encoded by the coding sequence GTGACCATCGCACTCGAAGCACTTGATGCCCGTTACTTCTCACCGCAACCGGGGCTGGATAAGACATGGTTAAGCGGGGCTATCGCCGAAGTGCTGGACCAACTCGATGCCATGCTGCCGCGCTTTACGGCAACGTTTCCCGCCGCCAGCGCCACCCATGGCTGCTACGCAAGCGTGGAGAAAGTCGACTGGACCGAGGGATTCTGGACCGGGATGCTGTGGCTCGCCTGGGAGGTGACCGGCGATGAAAAATACCGCACGGTGGCGGAAAACCTGCTCGACAGCTTTGAAGAGCGGCTCGATAAGCAGATCAAAGTCGATACCCACGACCTCGGCTTTCTCTATCTGCTCTCCTGCGTTAACGCCTGGAAGCTCACCGGCAACCTGCGCGCCCGGGAACTCGCCCTGCGTGCCGCCGAACTGCTGTATCGCCGCTTTAACGCCACGGCGGGCGTCATTCAGGCGTGGGGGGATTTAAGCGACCCGGCGCGTCAGGGGCGGATGATTATTGACTGCAACCTCAATGTCCCACTGCTGTTTTGGGCCGCCGACGAGACGGGCAACGCCGCGTGGCGGGAAGCCGCCAGTCGCCATCTGGCGCAGGCTGCGCGTTATCTGGTGCGTGAAGACGCGTCGACCTTTCATACGTTTTATATGGATGTAAAGAACGGCCAGCCGCTGCGCGGCGATACGCATCAGGGGTTCAGTGATAGCTCCTGCTGGTCACGCGGTCAGGCGTGGGGAGTTTACGGTTTCGCGCTGGGATATGCCCATACCGGCGATGCCTGGCAGCCCGAGCTCTCCCGCCGCCTGGCGCACTATTTTCTCAACCGCTTACCGGACGATTTTGTCTGCTACTGGGATCTGATCTTTACCGCTGAAGATAACCCGTACCGGGACACGTCTGCGGCAGCAATCGCCGCCTGCGGCCTGGCGGAATTGCTAAAGCTACTGCCGCTAACCGACCCGCTGCGCCCGGCCTACGCCAACGCTATCGAGCTGATGATGCGCAATTTACGCGAGCATTACTTTGCCCACGCGCAGGACGGCCTGCTGCGCGAAGGCGTTTACAACTTTGGCCGCAATATGGGTATTAACGAACCAAACCTCTGGGGCGATTATTTTTATTTCGAAGCCCTGGTTCGCCTTTCCCGCGTCTGGACCCCCTACTTTTGCTAA
- a CDS encoding PTS system mannose/fructose/N-acetylgalactosamine-transporter subunit IIB, translated as MISLVRIDDRLIHGQVAVVWTKHLGVNRILVANDQIVNNEVQKMSLRMAAPDTAKCAIMAVKDAGDVLNDPRSDAMKIMVIVNNAADARRLVEQVPGIKTLNVANFGRITDNLAAKKRISDTVYVTPEDVVDFHAIADRGVAVEYQVLPSHPVKNLIEMLDNAAS; from the coding sequence ATGATTTCTTTAGTACGTATTGACGATCGTTTGATCCACGGACAGGTTGCCGTCGTCTGGACCAAGCATCTGGGCGTGAACCGCATTCTGGTCGCCAATGACCAGATCGTGAATAACGAAGTGCAAAAAATGTCGCTGCGCATGGCGGCTCCCGATACCGCCAAGTGCGCCATTATGGCGGTCAAAGACGCGGGCGATGTGCTTAACGACCCGCGATCTGACGCGATGAAGATTATGGTGATCGTTAACAATGCTGCCGATGCCCGCCGTCTGGTTGAACAGGTTCCGGGGATAAAAACCCTGAACGTCGCCAACTTCGGGCGTATTACCGACAATCTGGCGGCGAAAAAGCGCATAAGTGACACCGTCTACGTGACGCCGGAAGATGTGGTGGATTTCCATGCTATCGCCGATCGTGGCGTAGCCGTTGAATACCAGGTCCTGCCTTCTCATCCGGTCAAAAACCTGATTGAGATGCTGGACAACGCCGCCAGTTAA
- a CDS encoding PTS mannose/fructose/sorbose/N-acetylgalactosamine transporter subunit IIC, protein MLTSALLVALVMYIAKFADHTLGQPLIERPLICGAMVGLVLGDLQQGIIIGATLELIFLGTITIGGSVPADLAVGSVLATAFTILTRAEPAVAVALALPISLLAVFVYQVLKLVYTALVEKYDALLEEGRDRAALGMTFGMTMFYGVPFAVLAFFGILFGTDVIRSLVESIPDTVMRGMTAVGGILPALGFAILLKALWNRNIAAFFFIGFAMAAYLQLPIMGIAIIAASVAVYLCFNEFNQLKANKQAATAATPSVDDKDGFFND, encoded by the coding sequence ATGTTAACGTCTGCATTACTTGTCGCACTGGTGATGTATATCGCCAAATTCGCCGACCATACTCTGGGCCAACCGTTAATCGAACGACCGCTGATCTGCGGCGCGATGGTCGGACTGGTACTGGGTGATCTCCAGCAGGGCATTATTATCGGCGCCACGCTGGAGCTGATTTTCCTTGGCACCATCACCATCGGCGGCTCCGTCCCCGCCGACCTGGCGGTGGGTTCGGTGCTGGCTACCGCGTTTACCATTCTGACCCGCGCGGAACCGGCGGTGGCCGTTGCGCTGGCGCTGCCCATCAGCCTGCTGGCGGTGTTCGTCTACCAGGTGCTGAAGCTGGTTTATACCGCCCTGGTCGAGAAATATGACGCATTGCTTGAAGAGGGACGCGACCGTGCCGCACTCGGCATGACGTTCGGTATGACGATGTTTTACGGCGTACCGTTCGCAGTGCTGGCGTTCTTCGGCATCCTGTTCGGCACCGACGTTATCCGCAGCCTGGTCGAAAGCATCCCGGACACGGTGATGCGTGGAATGACTGCGGTAGGCGGCATTTTGCCAGCGTTGGGCTTCGCGATTTTGCTCAAAGCATTGTGGAACCGGAACATCGCAGCGTTCTTCTTTATCGGCTTTGCGATGGCGGCCTATCTGCAGTTGCCGATCATGGGCATTGCGATTATTGCCGCATCCGTTGCCGTTTATCTGTGCTTTAACGAGTTCAACCAGCTTAAAGCGAACAAACAAGCGGCGACTGCCGCGACCCCGTCAGTTGACGATAAGGATGGGTTCTTCAATGACTGA
- a CDS encoding PTS system mannose/fructose/sorbose family transporter subunit IID, which produces MTDIHNNAVSAYSDSKSEKKMFRQLFFRQFQLLGSMNFTRMEGLSYGWAIAPMLKKIYAGDPHRYTESLKRNSQFFNTNQHLAPFIMGLTLSMEKENAANPNFDTSSINGIKVALMGPFAGVGDSFFYGVLRIIATGIAIGLASQGNPLGPLLFLLIYNIPSYLLRYYGGVMGYRLGSKYIAEATQSGLLSCITKASAMMGLMMVGAMSASMVKFTTTFKTTIAGQPFVLQEILDKICVGLIPLLLVLGCLKLLNKKVSPNKVLIMLIVFGFAAAGVGII; this is translated from the coding sequence ATGACTGATATCCATAACAACGCAGTGAGCGCGTACAGCGACAGCAAGAGTGAGAAAAAGATGTTCCGCCAGCTGTTCTTCCGTCAGTTCCAGTTGCTGGGTTCGATGAACTTCACCCGTATGGAAGGATTGAGCTACGGCTGGGCCATCGCGCCGATGCTGAAAAAAATCTATGCTGGTGACCCGCATCGCTATACCGAGTCGCTCAAACGTAACAGCCAGTTCTTCAATACCAACCAGCATTTAGCGCCGTTTATTATGGGCCTGACGCTGTCGATGGAGAAAGAGAACGCAGCCAATCCGAACTTTGATACCTCCAGTATTAACGGCATCAAAGTGGCGCTAATGGGGCCATTCGCAGGGGTCGGGGATTCCTTCTTCTACGGCGTGCTGCGCATTATCGCCACCGGGATCGCCATTGGTCTGGCGTCGCAGGGTAACCCGCTGGGGCCGCTGCTGTTCCTGCTGATTTACAATATTCCCAGCTATCTGCTGCGCTATTACGGCGGGGTAATGGGCTACCGTCTGGGATCAAAATACATTGCCGAAGCAACGCAGTCTGGGCTGCTGAGCTGCATAACGAAAGCCTCGGCGATGATGGGCTTGATGATGGTAGGGGCAATGAGCGCCAGCATGGTGAAGTTTACTACCACCTTCAAAACGACCATCGCCGGGCAGCCCTTTGTGCTGCAGGAGATCCTCGACAAAATTTGCGTCGGGCTGATACCTCTGCTTTTAGTTCTGGGCTGCCTGAAGCTGCTGAATAAAAAGGTTAGCCCAAATAAGGTATTAATTATGCTAATTGTCTTTGGCTTTGCGGCTGCTGGCGTTGGGATAATTTAA
- a CDS encoding oligogalacturonate-specific porin KdgM family protein: protein MKTLRTLLIGIPLTCFTLNVFAATTWVDNRYAHTTAAEKNQYKIGLGHIFDNGAGVLASAMYDLGQDFNQMKSSFQEFEGWYPIPLNEKWTLTPGGLTDIDSNGTKLAPYISLDYKISKTLSFSSRYRYNHMTHKERDYNGEMDYNDSHQFDLFLNYQATEKLWLQLNPEFFVNTNDFNASNGQKTHWEPSIVARYRVDKHWLPYAEVAWLDQDQNHDNQVRFRLGIRYYFD from the coding sequence ATGAAAACATTACGCACGCTGTTGATAGGCATACCGCTGACCTGCTTTACGCTAAATGTATTTGCCGCGACTACCTGGGTTGATAACCGCTACGCACACACTACGGCCGCTGAGAAAAATCAGTATAAAATAGGTCTGGGCCATATATTTGATAACGGTGCTGGAGTACTGGCTTCTGCTATGTACGATCTCGGGCAAGACTTTAATCAAATGAAAAGCTCTTTTCAGGAGTTTGAAGGCTGGTATCCCATTCCGCTTAATGAAAAATGGACGCTGACGCCGGGGGGATTAACCGATATTGATAGCAATGGGACGAAGCTGGCTCCTTATATCAGCCTCGATTATAAAATCAGTAAAACATTAAGTTTTAGCAGCCGCTATCGCTATAACCATATGACCCATAAAGAGCGCGATTATAATGGCGAGATGGATTATAACGACAGCCATCAGTTCGACCTGTTCCTTAATTACCAGGCGACAGAGAAACTGTGGCTCCAGCTCAACCCGGAATTTTTCGTTAACACCAACGACTTCAATGCTTCTAACGGGCAGAAAACCCACTGGGAACCGAGCATCGTGGCACGCTACCGTGTTGATAAGCACTGGCTTCCTTATGCGGAAGTCGCCTGGCTGGATCAAGACCAGAATCATGACAATCAAGTGCGATTCCGCCTCGGAATTCGCTATTACTTCGATTAA
- a CDS encoding YdgH/BhsA/McbA-like domain containing protein — translation MKSIKTFVSVIALAASFGSFAAETVTATAMTIDGAEAQIAAQAQAAGASSYKITEAFTGNRVHMTAELNK, via the coding sequence ATGAAAAGCATCAAAACTTTTGTTTCAGTTATCGCTCTGGCCGCTTCTTTTGGTTCTTTTGCCGCTGAAACCGTCACTGCTACCGCTATGACTATCGATGGCGCGGAAGCGCAAATCGCCGCTCAGGCCCAGGCTGCTGGCGCATCATCTTACAAAATTACCGAAGCGTTTACCGGTAACCGTGTGCATATGACAGCGGAACTGAACAAATAA
- a CDS encoding tetratricopeptide repeat protein yields the protein MEKADALLPEMKALNQVAKNPWLEIFIGHWELRHRLTNYSEGEKVLPDVVALFEKAHREEAADCPQSVCVTQDLSACYENIDAPGWAAERMAVCEETMSRIDPTWNCFQCLSTEYASALMDTNKHEQALVYLDKQIAAVRDAGEDNIEPLLATRVNILIALQRYDEAAKLVEELAEENDYWGRDRISYLLKKLYILAQMGKDDEVWEQLPALSDITPYGWDQWIQIIGVLLPRSPERNTWRLARIIQQMLEQRSQVGAHRKVVNLAKLQIQLALERESIWVAKLAFNLAQQHIPKLRALHGIDIEYLELSEKITAKEAELLTRPSDIVVGNSDENSDPDPEKDVEIYRRTYLHDQDNAELLSKLADALSACNAQDEAIKFLRQYVERHLLDENSLCFQLLDLLVARGDVNAIEQLACQYEDAGVEHMALWFRSRVLDQQGDWVSLEAMGQKLIQHEIGREWPGVYRLSAWAAQKQLAFDRQLEYLQQLLELQTRREIDIRNTQWDIMSVASILQKWEIVRQIATELDMDLSEGEGFIDENWGIIRLHFREDYESRYYYARRIGPVTARVIEPAYRTEYPQHADEVVVFDAELLNTPPEDEEERKNFTPLYNVLHTIVPSTYGESWFCDGVRPEEAQYTAFREALSELQWFYWCNSPEDYQLTDSHQGENAELLPGFYFVISAPRSVTKADIDKTLHRLTEDWEHPLSWWALAQAAGANEDRHRAIAERYGL from the coding sequence ATGGAAAAAGCGGATGCATTGTTGCCGGAGATGAAAGCGCTCAACCAGGTAGCAAAAAATCCATGGCTGGAGATTTTCATCGGTCACTGGGAGCTACGGCATCGCCTGACCAACTACAGTGAAGGCGAAAAAGTTCTACCGGACGTCGTTGCACTGTTTGAAAAAGCGCATCGTGAAGAAGCCGCTGATTGCCCGCAGTCGGTCTGCGTAACGCAGGATTTATCCGCCTGTTATGAAAACATCGATGCTCCCGGGTGGGCGGCGGAACGTATGGCGGTATGCGAAGAAACTATGTCCCGTATCGACCCCACATGGAACTGCTTTCAGTGTTTATCGACGGAATATGCCAGCGCGCTCATGGATACTAATAAGCATGAGCAGGCGCTGGTCTATCTGGATAAGCAGATTGCCGCCGTTCGCGACGCGGGTGAGGACAATATTGAACCTTTGTTAGCGACGCGCGTAAATATATTAATTGCGTTACAACGTTATGACGAAGCCGCAAAATTAGTTGAAGAGCTCGCCGAGGAAAATGATTACTGGGGGCGCGATCGCATCAGCTATCTTTTAAAGAAACTGTATATTCTGGCGCAAATGGGAAAAGATGATGAAGTCTGGGAGCAGCTTCCCGCTTTGTCGGATATTACTCCCTACGGTTGGGATCAGTGGATTCAAATTATTGGCGTGTTACTTCCGCGTTCTCCTGAACGCAATACCTGGCGTCTGGCAAGAATTATTCAGCAAATGCTGGAACAGCGCTCACAGGTTGGCGCCCATCGGAAAGTCGTCAATCTCGCTAAACTACAAATCCAACTGGCGCTGGAGCGTGAATCCATCTGGGTTGCAAAGCTGGCGTTTAATCTGGCGCAGCAGCATATTCCCAAGCTTCGCGCTTTGCATGGCATTGATATCGAATACCTTGAACTTAGCGAAAAAATCACAGCAAAAGAAGCCGAATTGCTGACTCGCCCCTCTGATATCGTGGTGGGAAATAGCGATGAAAATAGTGACCCTGATCCGGAAAAAGATGTCGAAATATATCGCCGTACCTACCTGCATGACCAGGATAATGCTGAGTTACTAAGTAAACTGGCTGATGCATTAAGTGCCTGTAATGCGCAGGATGAGGCGATTAAATTTCTGCGTCAGTATGTAGAAAGACATTTGCTTGATGAAAATTCTCTCTGTTTCCAGCTTCTGGACTTACTGGTAGCAAGAGGAGACGTTAACGCTATTGAACAGTTGGCCTGTCAGTATGAAGACGCGGGCGTGGAACATATGGCCCTATGGTTCCGCTCCCGGGTGCTTGACCAGCAGGGCGACTGGGTCTCGCTTGAAGCGATGGGTCAGAAGTTGATTCAGCATGAGATTGGCCGGGAGTGGCCTGGAGTGTATCGCTTGAGCGCCTGGGCTGCGCAGAAACAGCTGGCCTTTGACAGGCAACTGGAATATTTGCAGCAACTTCTGGAGCTACAGACACGCCGCGAAATCGATATTCGGAACACTCAGTGGGACATTATGTCCGTCGCCAGCATATTGCAGAAGTGGGAGATTGTCCGCCAGATAGCCACTGAATTAGATATGGATCTCTCTGAAGGTGAGGGTTTTATTGACGAAAACTGGGGTATTATCCGCCTGCATTTCCGTGAAGATTATGAAAGCCGTTATTATTATGCAAGGCGCATTGGCCCGGTTACCGCCAGAGTCATCGAACCTGCTTATCGCACTGAATATCCTCAACATGCCGACGAGGTGGTGGTATTTGACGCTGAACTTCTCAATACCCCGCCGGAAGATGAAGAAGAGCGGAAAAATTTCACGCCGCTTTATAATGTGCTGCACACGATTGTCCCTTCAACCTACGGAGAATCCTGGTTTTGCGATGGCGTCAGGCCTGAAGAAGCGCAATATACCGCTTTCCGCGAAGCACTAAGCGAATTGCAATGGTTTTACTGGTGTAACAGCCCAGAAGACTATCAACTGACGGATAGCCATCAGGGGGAGAATGCAGAGCTTCTACCGGGATTCTACTTTGTCATCAGTGCGCCACGGTCGGTGACGAAAGCCGATATTGATAAAACCCTTCACCGTTTGACCGAAGACTGGGAGCATCCGCTAAGCTGGTGGGCTTTGGCGCAGGCCGCTGGCGCCAATGAGGACAGGCATCGCGCTATTGCGGAGCGCTATGGTTTGTAG
- a CDS encoding ATP-binding protein — protein MQPTDDSFSTEVNLKGLIEVLSKHLYSTPIVAIRELVQNGHDAIVRLRIEEPNAPRDNHIRIVADAAKSTITISDTGAGLTESEIHGFLATVGVGYTRMLRQQDDNTGLIGMFGLGFLSAFVLAKDVTVLTTSWQTPEQGWKYHSTDGQRYSVTPCTATARGTQVILTLKEDYSHLASNTLLKRVLSRYCILLHEPVFVGDAQEPVNKLLPPWRESTPEGVSMHTALVQRKNLAFAAQFESSEPICTIPIVPSGSSDAVGILWIQDGSTYGTSDNRNLSLFLRGMLLDDDARDLLPPWAGFVGGIIESSKLTPTASREDLQRDETWYAVQEALSESLISGLSDLAQYQPEMWRRVLLRHNEALLGAALCDERLFDLLKDKLQVPTSKGPLRAKDLRINNSINILLSQDGGFEEMLFHILQRPVARGDRYAVLPFLRRWAQRYHCRVIEVGTRTGNEQLFTLADLPDEIVTYLEKELCDGEQLIVSRFEPAVLPLIVTADREAELKQILEQDDADKRISTAALMLARQFTSQIKQIKTSTLYLNLNNPYVIQLVAALQKQQQPVAALRLLKSLKVILCAGGNSNQQLDLYQALEDFTQVIPSLINQGK, from the coding sequence ATGCAACCAACGGATGATTCTTTTTCCACAGAAGTAAATTTAAAGGGTTTAATTGAAGTATTAAGTAAGCACCTTTATTCCACGCCAATTGTGGCGATACGCGAGCTGGTTCAAAATGGGCATGATGCTATTGTTCGTCTACGCATTGAGGAACCGAATGCACCGCGTGACAACCATATTCGTATTGTTGCCGATGCCGCGAAATCGACAATTACCATTTCGGATACCGGAGCCGGGTTAACTGAAAGTGAAATTCACGGTTTTTTAGCCACGGTCGGCGTGGGCTATACCCGAATGTTACGTCAGCAGGATGATAATACAGGGCTGATAGGAATGTTTGGCCTCGGTTTTCTCTCCGCATTTGTTCTGGCTAAAGACGTTACGGTGCTCACAACATCATGGCAAACGCCGGAACAGGGCTGGAAATACCATTCAACCGATGGTCAGCGTTATTCGGTTACCCCGTGCACAGCCACCGCTCGAGGGACGCAGGTCATACTGACTCTGAAAGAAGACTATAGCCATCTTGCCAGCAATACCCTGTTGAAACGGGTGCTTTCGCGTTATTGCATACTACTGCATGAGCCTGTTTTTGTCGGTGATGCGCAGGAGCCGGTCAATAAACTCCTGCCGCCATGGCGTGAATCCACTCCTGAGGGCGTATCGATGCACACGGCTTTAGTGCAGCGTAAGAACCTTGCCTTTGCCGCGCAGTTTGAATCTTCTGAACCTATTTGTACAATCCCGATAGTACCCTCCGGGTCGAGCGATGCTGTCGGGATTTTGTGGATCCAGGATGGCAGTACCTATGGCACTAGCGATAACCGTAATCTGTCGCTGTTTTTACGCGGAATGCTGCTGGACGATGACGCGCGGGATCTGCTGCCGCCGTGGGCGGGGTTTGTCGGCGGGATAATTGAATCATCAAAGCTGACGCCAACGGCGAGTCGTGAAGATCTGCAGCGTGATGAAACCTGGTATGCCGTCCAGGAGGCTTTATCGGAATCACTTATTTCCGGATTATCCGATTTAGCACAATACCAGCCGGAAATGTGGCGGCGGGTGCTGCTACGGCACAATGAAGCATTACTTGGCGCGGCGCTGTGTGACGAGCGCTTATTTGATTTACTGAAAGATAAATTACAGGTGCCCACATCCAAGGGCCCGCTGCGAGCTAAAGATTTACGAATTAATAACAGTATCAATATATTATTAAGCCAGGATGGCGGTTTTGAGGAGATGCTGTTCCATATTTTACAGCGGCCCGTTGCCAGAGGCGATCGCTATGCCGTTCTCCCTTTTTTACGTAGATGGGCGCAGCGTTATCATTGTCGGGTTATCGAAGTGGGGACGCGAACGGGTAATGAACAGCTCTTTACGCTTGCAGATCTTCCCGATGAGATAGTGACTTATCTGGAAAAAGAGCTATGCGATGGTGAACAGCTGATTGTTTCCCGCTTCGAACCAGCCGTTTTGCCGCTGATCGTGACTGCCGACAGGGAGGCGGAATTAAAACAAATTCTTGAGCAGGATGATGCCGATAAGAGAATCAGTACTGCGGCATTAATGCTGGCACGTCAGTTTACCTCGCAAATTAAACAAATCAAAACCTCAACGCTCTATCTGAATTTAAATAATCCCTATGTTATTCAGTTAGTTGCCGCATTGCAGAAGCAGCAACAACCGGTAGCGGCATTACGCTTATTAAAATCTTTAAAAGTTATTTTATGCGCCGGCGGTAATTCGAACCAGCAACTTGATTTATATCAAGCGCTGGAAGATTTTACTCAGGTTATTCCATCATTAATTAATCAAGGAAAGTAA
- the fdhD gene encoding formate dehydrogenase accessory sulfurtransferase FdhD, protein MNKNPLEQVKNVTDVTGYRQVMLWKREDLQHPHPDELAEEVPVALVYNGISHVVMMATPKDLQQFAVGFSLSEGIIENRREIYAMDVVQACNGLEVQIELSSRRFMGLKERRRALAGRTGCGVCGVEQLNDIGKPVQPLPFTQTFDLANLDRALAHLNDFQPIGRLTGCTHAAAWVRPSGDLLGGYEDVGRHVALDKLLGRRAELGDAWHNGAALVSSRASYEMVQKAAMCGVEILFAVSAATMLAVEVAERCNLTLVGFCKPGRATIYTHPQRLSAK, encoded by the coding sequence GTGAATAAGAACCCTCTCGAACAAGTCAAAAATGTGACAGATGTCACAGGTTATCGTCAGGTGATGCTCTGGAAACGCGAAGATCTGCAACATCCTCATCCAGACGAGTTAGCTGAAGAAGTACCTGTTGCTCTGGTTTATAACGGCATCTCGCACGTCGTGATGATGGCGACGCCGAAGGATCTGCAGCAATTCGCCGTGGGATTTTCCTTATCCGAAGGGATTATAGAAAATCGACGTGAAATTTATGCGATGGATGTCGTACAGGCTTGCAATGGCCTGGAAGTACAAATTGAGCTGTCCAGCCGCCGTTTTATGGGATTGAAAGAGCGCCGTCGCGCGCTGGCCGGGCGCACTGGCTGTGGCGTATGCGGCGTTGAGCAGCTCAACGATATCGGTAAGCCGGTGCAGCCGCTGCCGTTTACCCAGACGTTCGACCTGGCGAATCTCGATCGCGCATTGGCGCATCTGAACGATTTCCAGCCGATAGGTCGCCTGACCGGCTGTACGCATGCCGCGGCCTGGGTTCGTCCTTCCGGCGATCTCTTGGGCGGCTATGAAGACGTGGGTCGTCACGTGGCGCTGGATAAACTCCTCGGACGCCGCGCGGAACTGGGGGATGCCTGGCACAATGGCGCCGCGTTAGTCTCCAGTCGCGCCAGTTATGAAATGGTGCAGAAGGCGGCTATGTGCGGAGTGGAAATCCTGTTTGCGGTTTCTGCCGCTACGATGCTGGCAGTAGAAGTTGCCGAGCGCTGCAACCTGACGCTGGTGGGATTCTGCAAGCCGGGCAGGGCGACTATCTATACTCATCCGCAGCGGCTGAGCGCAAAATAA